The Chryseobacterium indologenes genomic sequence AGGTATTGTAATGAGCGACATTTCCTATTACAAAAGGATCAATGCCAGATTCAATTCCAGCCATAAAGTAACAGATTATTTGACCATAGGACAGACATTTGCCTATACGCATACCAAGTCTCAGGGAATCAGTGCTAACGAAGAGTTTGGAGGCCCTTTAGCTTCTGCAGTGAATCTGGATCCCACAACTCCGGTGGTGGTAACAGACTGGTCTGCAGTAGATCCAAGCGGTTATACCAATCCTTATATCATTCGTGACCCCAATGGTAATCCTTATGGAATTTCCCGTTATGTGAATAACGAAATGACGAATCCAAAGGCTTTCCGCCACATCCAGCAGGGAAATTACAGCTGGTCTGATGATTTTGTAGGGAATGTTTTTGCGGAACTTAAGTTTCTTAAAAACTTTACCTTTAAATCAAGCCTGAATGGTAAAAAATCATATTGGGGAAGCCGGGCTTTTACTCCGAAATATTATTTAAGTCCCAATTACAACAATACAAGCTTCAACAGCCTGAATAAAGTGGATGAAAATAAATTCGAGTGGAGTATGGAAAATACGTTGACCTATCAGAATAAAATCGGAGACCACAACTTCAGTATATTGGTAGGACAGGGAGTTTATCGGTACAATATTGCAGGAGGTACAAGCCTGACATATACCAATTTACCTGTTGACCGTTGGCAGGATGCCTCTTTCAATTTTACGATTCCCCAGGATGATATTACGGCAACAGGGTGGGACGGAATTCAGACCCGTAAAGCATCTTATTTTGGGAGGATTATTTATGATTATGCCGATAAATATTTATTTACAGGTACCATTCGTAGAGACGGATCATCAAAATTTGCTACCAATAAGCACTGGGGAACATTCCCTTCTTTATCGTTAGGGTGGAATGTCCATAAAGAGAACTTCTGGCCGGAAAATAAAGTCATTAATAATTTGAAACTGAGAGGTGGTTACGGAGTATTAGGAAATGACGAAATGTCCAACTTTCAATATGCCAGTTTCATGGTTTCAGGAAGCAATTATACCAATTCCGGAAATAATATTATTATCGGATATGCGCCGAGTACAATGGAAAATCCTAACCTTAAATGGGAACAGACCAGCCAGCTGAATATTGCAGCAGATTTAAAGTTATTCAACAATTTTACGTTAACGGCAGACTGGTATAAAAAGAAAACGGTTGATATTCTCAGAAGAGTAAATATCCCGGGTTATGTAGGAGTACCTGAATTACCTTGGGCAAATGTCGGTGATATGGAAAATACAGGGTTAGAGCTTGAACTGGGCTTTAAGAAGAACTGGAATGATTTCGGAATATCAGTGAACGGAAATTTTGCAACAATTAAAAACAAAGTTTTACGATTAGAAGATGATATCGACTACTTTAATCTTGCTTCCTTTCAAACGATGGGAGCTGTATCCAGAGTAGCTGTAGGGCAACCTTACGGATCATTCTACGGACAAACCTATAGCGGTGTTTTCCAGAACCAGGCGCAAATCGATGCTTATGTTAACTCAAACGGGACCAAATTATTACCGAATGCAAAGCCGGGAGATTTTATCTGGCAGGACAACAACGGAGACGGTAAAATTGATGAAGAGGATAAAGTAAATCTGGGAAGCTCTATTCCGAAATATACTTTCGGTCTTACCATCAATTTGAATTATAAAAACTTTGATTTCATGATGTTTGCCCAGGGGCAGGCCGGAAACAAAATTTTCCAGGGCTTAAGACGATTGGATTTACCGGATGCCAATTACCAGACAAAAATTTTGGATCGCTGGACGGGAGAAGGTTCCACCAACGATAATCCGAGAATTACCCGTAATGATCCCAACCATAATTACTCATGGATGTCGAGCTACTACCTTCAAAAAGGGGATTATGTTCGTCTGAAGATTATTCAGCTGGGATATACGCTTCCACATGATGTGACGAGCCGCTTTGGAATGAATAAAGTAAGACTTTTTGTAACCGGAGAAAATATATTGACCTTCACAAAATATACAGGTTATGATCCTGAAATTGCGGGAAGAAATAATTCTGAGCAGGATATCATTGGTGTAGACAGAGCTTACTATCCGCAAGCCAGAACATTTATGATAGGGGCAAATATTCAATTTTAATACCTAATTACATGAAAAATAAGAATTTTATATATAAAGGACTGGCTATTACTTTTTTAACAGGTTTAAGCTTTAGTAATATCGCCTGCAGTGATTCATACCTGGATGATGTACAGAATTCAGGAGCTTTTAATACTGATTTGTACTTTCAGAATGAGCAGCAATCTTTTAGTGCACTGGTTTCCGTGTATGATATTTTGAGAAAATATTCAGGAGGATTTGAGAACACCGTTACTTTTTTTAATGCAGGGTCCGATGATTTTTATTCCGGTGGGGGAAGTTCCAGTGATGGAGCCGGTATTCAGGGAATAAATAATTATATGATCAACCCCAATACCATGCCTGCGAGTTACTGGAAAGATTTTTATCAGGGAGTAGCACGTGCTAATCTTTTAATAGAAAGAGTCCCGGGCGCTTCTATGAGCGATGATCTTAAAAAGAGATATATTGCCGAGGCGAAAGTTCTCCGGTCTTTATACTATTTCGAATTGGTAAGAATGTTTGGTAATATCCCGATAATTCTAAAGACATTGAAGTTCAACGATGATTACTGGCATATTCCGCAGGCCAAACCAAGTGACGTGTATGCACAGATAGAAAACGATATCAACGCAGCTATTCCGGACCTGATGATGACGGCCAGTGGTAATGATAAAGGTAGAATCACCCAAGGAACAGCAAGAGCCATATTAGGGAAAATATATCTTTATGATAAAAAGATGCCTGAAGCCGCAGCCCAGTTCGCAGAAGTGAATGGCACACCCGGCGGAACCAGCCAGTACGGATATAAACTGGTGGCCAACTATGCAGACCTGTTTAAAGTAGGGCCGGAAACCTCCGATCCTTATAAATTTTCAACAGAATCTATTCTTGAAGTAATGCATACCAACAAAGGAAACTCAGATTGGGGGTTCTGGGGACAGGGTAAAGATGAAGGTAATTCTATCAATGTAATGGTATGCCCGCGTTCTTATTCTTTAAAAAATATTCCAAATAATGATGCTCCGGATATCTTTTCAGGATGGGCCTTCAACACGGTGACGGATGATTACGTTACCTTTATGCAGGGAGATCCAAGGTTAAATGTAACAGTTTTCAATGCTAAACAATTGGTTGCTGACGGGAAAGCTTCTTACAGCCCGGCCTTTGCAGATACCGGTTATTTTCTGAATAAATATTTACCTACCAATGCATTAAAAAGCTCACTTCCCGGACCGGCAGAACTTAACTTCAGACAAAACTACATTGCGATACGTTTAGCCGATACTTATCTGATGGAAGCAGAAGCATTGGGAGCCGCCGGAGGAAGAGCTCAGGCTTTGCTGGATGCAGTAAGAGCCAGAGTAGGTCTTGCCTCAGTACCTGTTTCACTACAGGCTATTAAAGATGAAAGGCGAAGAGAACTTGCAGGGGAAGGACACCGCTGGTTCGACCTTGTACGATGGGGAGATGCACCTTCCAAACTGGCCTTTAAAGGATTTAAAAGTGGCAAAAACGAAATTTTACCGATTCCGTTTAATGAATTGCCGAATACCTCTTTAAAACAAAATCCTGGCTACTAACCATGAAGTTTCACAACTTATATAGTTTCTTTAAAGGTACTGCACTGCTTTGCGGTGTGGTACTTTTTCCTTTATCGTGTACTTCCTTGGCTCATAACAAAGGAAATGAAATTCAGTATTGGCTTACAAAAGGAGATGAAAGCGTAAAATTGCAGCGACAGACTCCCATCAGATTTGGAAATACATCCGATACCTTTCAGAATATTGAAATTGATGCAGATCAGAAGTTTCAATATATTGATGGCTTCGGATATACATTGACAGGTGGAAGTGTGGACGTGATCAATCGCCTGTCTCCTGCTAAAAGGAAAGCTTTGCTTAACGAACTTTTCGGGAAAGATGAAAATTCAATTTCAGTCAGCTATTTGCGGTTGAGCATAGGCGCTTCAGATCTTGACAGTGAAGTATTTTCATATGATGACCTGCCTTCAGGGCAGATTGATGTGGAGCTTTCAAAATTCAGCCTTACCAGGGATAAAAATCTGATGGCGATGCTGAAAGAAATTTTAACCATTAACCCCGATATTAAAATCATTGCTGCACCGTGGTCGCCACCGGTCTGGATGAAAGATAACGGAAAAACAAAAGGAGGAAGTCTGAAACCCGAATTTTACAGAGCATATGCCAATTACTTTGTGAAATATATTCAGGAAATGAAAAAAGGAGGGATAAAGATTGATGCCATCACTCCTCAGAACGAACCTTTGCATCCCGGAAATAATCCGAGCTTATATATGCCGTCTGCCCAACAGGGAGATTTTATTAAAAATCATTTAGGACCGGTTTTTAAAACAAACGGGATCACTACAAAAATTGTAATCTACGATCACAATTGTAACAAACCGGAATATACTATTGATATGTTAAAAGATCCGGAGGCGTACCAATATATCGATGGATCAGCTTTTCATCTTTACGAAGGGGAAATTTCTGCATTAACAACAGTTCACAATGCTTTTCCTGATAAAAATCTGTACTTTACCGAACAATGGACAGGTTCCAAAGGAAATTTTAACGATGACCTCAACTGGCATACTAAAAACGTCATCATCGGTTCTATGAGAAACTGGAGCAAAACCGCCCTGGAATGGAACCTTGCCAATGATCCTCAATATGGCCCCCACACCGAGGGTGGCTGTACAGAATGTAAGGGCGCAATCACGGTCTCCGATAGTGAAAATTTTACAAGAAATGTTGCCTATTATATTATTGCTCATGCCTCTAAATTTGTTCCTCCCGGCTCCAGGAGAATTGCTTCTTCACAGACAAAAAATCTTTCAACGGCTGCTTTTATGACTCAATCTGGGAAAATAGTGGTCATTGTTCAGAATGAGGCCGAGGATG encodes the following:
- a CDS encoding TonB-dependent receptor, whose product is MNVRISRSLGLVAVLYFTANFSAQTKVKDTLSKENKIDEIVVIGYGTQKKSNVTGAIASIKASDIENIPAGKPEQVLQGRAAGVSVVTNSGQPGAPATVRVRGITSFGAGSNSPLWVVDGIVVDNIGWLNQSDIESIEVLKDGASSAIYGVSAAKGVILVTTKKGKKGKLSLSYNGFFGVSNTAKKLDLLNASQYAQIINEGLVNDGGAPRFSNPQSLGQGTNWQDTIFGTGEKSSHEVSITGGNDKSSYYTSFGYFDQKGIVMSDISYYKRINARFNSSHKVTDYLTIGQTFAYTHTKSQGISANEEFGGPLASAVNLDPTTPVVVTDWSAVDPSGYTNPYIIRDPNGNPYGISRYVNNEMTNPKAFRHIQQGNYSWSDDFVGNVFAELKFLKNFTFKSSLNGKKSYWGSRAFTPKYYLSPNYNNTSFNSLNKVDENKFEWSMENTLTYQNKIGDHNFSILVGQGVYRYNIAGGTSLTYTNLPVDRWQDASFNFTIPQDDITATGWDGIQTRKASYFGRIIYDYADKYLFTGTIRRDGSSKFATNKHWGTFPSLSLGWNVHKENFWPENKVINNLKLRGGYGVLGNDEMSNFQYASFMVSGSNYTNSGNNIIIGYAPSTMENPNLKWEQTSQLNIAADLKLFNNFTLTADWYKKKTVDILRRVNIPGYVGVPELPWANVGDMENTGLELELGFKKNWNDFGISVNGNFATIKNKVLRLEDDIDYFNLASFQTMGAVSRVAVGQPYGSFYGQTYSGVFQNQAQIDAYVNSNGTKLLPNAKPGDFIWQDNNGDGKIDEEDKVNLGSSIPKYTFGLTINLNYKNFDFMMFAQGQAGNKIFQGLRRLDLPDANYQTKILDRWTGEGSTNDNPRITRNDPNHNYSWMSSYYLQKGDYVRLKIIQLGYTLPHDVTSRFGMNKVRLFVTGENILTFTKYTGYDPEIAGRNNSEQDIIGVDRAYYPQARTFMIGANIQF
- a CDS encoding RagB/SusD family nutrient uptake outer membrane protein, producing the protein MKNKNFIYKGLAITFLTGLSFSNIACSDSYLDDVQNSGAFNTDLYFQNEQQSFSALVSVYDILRKYSGGFENTVTFFNAGSDDFYSGGGSSSDGAGIQGINNYMINPNTMPASYWKDFYQGVARANLLIERVPGASMSDDLKKRYIAEAKVLRSLYYFELVRMFGNIPIILKTLKFNDDYWHIPQAKPSDVYAQIENDINAAIPDLMMTASGNDKGRITQGTARAILGKIYLYDKKMPEAAAQFAEVNGTPGGTSQYGYKLVANYADLFKVGPETSDPYKFSTESILEVMHTNKGNSDWGFWGQGKDEGNSINVMVCPRSYSLKNIPNNDAPDIFSGWAFNTVTDDYVTFMQGDPRLNVTVFNAKQLVADGKASYSPAFADTGYFLNKYLPTNALKSSLPGPAELNFRQNYIAIRLADTYLMEAEALGAAGGRAQALLDAVRARVGLASVPVSLQAIKDERRRELAGEGHRWFDLVRWGDAPSKLAFKGFKSGKNEILPIPFNELPNTSLKQNPGY
- a CDS encoding glucosylceramidase, which gives rise to MKFHNLYSFFKGTALLCGVVLFPLSCTSLAHNKGNEIQYWLTKGDESVKLQRQTPIRFGNTSDTFQNIEIDADQKFQYIDGFGYTLTGGSVDVINRLSPAKRKALLNELFGKDENSISVSYLRLSIGASDLDSEVFSYDDLPSGQIDVELSKFSLTRDKNLMAMLKEILTINPDIKIIAAPWSPPVWMKDNGKTKGGSLKPEFYRAYANYFVKYIQEMKKGGIKIDAITPQNEPLHPGNNPSLYMPSAQQGDFIKNHLGPVFKTNGITTKIVIYDHNCNKPEYTIDMLKDPEAYQYIDGSAFHLYEGEISALTTVHNAFPDKNLYFTEQWTGSKGNFNDDLNWHTKNVIIGSMRNWSKTALEWNLANDPQYGPHTEGGCTECKGAITVSDSENFTRNVAYYIIAHASKFVPPGSRRIASSQTKNLSTAAFMTQSGKIVVIVQNEAEDDEHFNIKFAGKYAAVTISGKSTATYIF